One genomic region from Bacillus horti encodes:
- a CDS encoding response regulator transcription factor produces MLHKLLLVDDESKVLDFMQSFLSLEGFEVLTAQNGIDALNLAKMKKPDLVILDWMMPGMNGIEVCRELRKMGPIGIIMVTAKSEEVDKIIGLEVGADDYITKPFSLRELSARIRSVLRRMDSSIAMNHSETIEWKGLTISEEKRKVLKKGIEVALTPKEFKILLTLATRPGVVYSRLQLLRTALDDEYMNDERTIDAHISHIRKKIEDDPSSPTYIQTVFGFGYRFGDE; encoded by the coding sequence ATGCTCCATAAGCTATTACTCGTCGATGATGAAAGTAAAGTGCTAGATTTTATGCAATCCTTCCTATCCCTAGAAGGGTTTGAAGTGCTGACCGCTCAAAATGGGATAGATGCTTTGAACTTAGCAAAAATGAAGAAGCCTGACCTAGTTATTTTAGATTGGATGATGCCCGGTATGAATGGCATTGAGGTATGCCGAGAGCTTAGAAAAATGGGACCAATAGGAATTATTATGGTGACGGCCAAATCAGAGGAAGTGGATAAAATTATTGGACTAGAGGTAGGGGCTGATGATTATATCACGAAGCCATTCTCCCTTCGTGAGCTATCTGCACGTATTCGTTCTGTCTTACGAAGAATGGATTCTTCAATAGCTATGAATCATTCAGAAACGATAGAGTGGAAGGGTCTAACGATTTCAGAGGAAAAACGTAAGGTATTGAAAAAGGGTATTGAGGTCGCGCTAACACCGAAGGAGTTTAAAATCCTCTTGACTCTAGCTACTAGGCCAGGTGTTGTGTATAGTCGTTTACAGCTGCTCCGAACTGCCCTTGATGATGAGTATATGAATGATGAACGGACTATCGATGCCCATATTAGCCATATTCGCAAAAAAATTGAAGATGATCCCTCATCTCCTACATACATTCAAACTGTCTTCGGTTTTGGGTACCGGTTTGGTGATGAATAA
- a CDS encoding multicopper oxidase family protein, whose protein sequence is MLETLYGIEIILLAALAGVWTITAIFAANIKHALIHEGKLDMWKLLTRVGIRVGMLIFVLWLLLQLSIVLFLGWLFAADRILVALPILLLAALAVLVFSRSKANRISGAQEKEMILLLVPIQTMMAASLVSNALVMFIIPAIPHWFDTIYYFYILLLVAAILWLYQRWSIKSIRRKKHGVVKRFVKNAIILMLGFIGVVTWMVVGMELSKLPENMEMVHHDKVDYGGGIVLNDHFSHAEHSEEAIISETEMISVTDLTGPQEGQADKSFKLEAAKKMVQLSSGVEFEAWTFNGQFPGPELVVQEGDLVEIKLVNKDIEAGVTIHWHGVDVPNAEDGVAGMTQNAVRPGETYTYRFIVEETGSHWYHSHQVSSVQVQKGLFGAFTILPKEDKGEVIDHSMELVTFAHEFQSGRDIVTTLGLLDTLEHHEVAPGTKVRLRLMNSSSNTKHYVLHGVPYTVVAIDGYDLHEPEEFSGKMLPIGGGGRYDVVFTMPDSTVSLGINKDSYTNTMAGIVFSSGGQGDFTLGDDRTIFDPYSYGSPLEGALSEFTSFDRQFTMVLDMFYIGFYNGKIGATWAINGEVFPNVPTFMVQEGDVVKTTVVNRTFADHPMHLHGHHIHVLSRNGKSLTGSPLVLDTLLVKPGETYEYAFVANNPGLWMDHCHNLEHAALGMSMHLAYSNVTTPFVLGGKYDNYPE, encoded by the coding sequence ATGCTAGAGACGTTGTATGGAATTGAAATTATTCTTTTAGCTGCCCTAGCTGGGGTGTGGACCATTACGGCTATTTTTGCAGCAAATATAAAACATGCTCTCATCCATGAGGGCAAGCTGGACATGTGGAAGCTGTTAACCAGAGTAGGGATACGAGTGGGAATGCTAATTTTTGTATTATGGTTACTCCTACAGCTTTCCATTGTTCTTTTCCTTGGTTGGTTATTTGCTGCAGATCGTATCCTTGTAGCGCTACCCATTTTACTATTAGCGGCATTAGCTGTACTTGTATTTTCTAGGTCTAAAGCAAATCGGATTTCAGGTGCTCAGGAAAAAGAGATGATTCTCCTGCTTGTACCAATCCAAACGATGATGGCTGCATCCTTAGTGTCCAACGCTTTGGTTATGTTTATCATTCCTGCTATCCCACATTGGTTTGATACTATTTATTACTTTTATATTCTTCTCCTTGTAGCTGCTATTCTTTGGCTTTATCAGAGATGGAGCATTAAGTCCATTCGACGTAAAAAACATGGAGTAGTGAAAAGGTTTGTAAAGAATGCTATTATTTTGATGCTGGGTTTTATCGGTGTGGTGACTTGGATGGTAGTAGGGATGGAACTGAGTAAGCTACCTGAAAACATGGAAATGGTGCACCATGACAAAGTAGACTACGGTGGGGGTATCGTTCTTAACGATCATTTTAGTCATGCTGAGCATAGTGAAGAAGCAATAATTTCGGAAACGGAGATGATCTCTGTAACGGACTTAACAGGTCCGCAGGAAGGGCAAGCAGATAAAAGCTTTAAGCTAGAGGCAGCCAAAAAGATGGTCCAGCTTAGCTCAGGAGTTGAGTTTGAAGCTTGGACGTTCAACGGCCAGTTCCCTGGTCCCGAGCTTGTCGTTCAAGAAGGTGATCTTGTTGAAATAAAGCTAGTAAACAAGGATATAGAGGCGGGTGTTACGATCCACTGGCACGGTGTAGATGTACCTAATGCCGAAGACGGTGTAGCTGGTATGACACAAAATGCGGTGAGGCCAGGGGAGACGTATACGTATCGTTTTATTGTAGAGGAAACAGGAAGTCATTGGTACCATTCCCATCAGGTATCTTCCGTTCAAGTACAGAAAGGACTATTCGGAGCGTTTACTATCCTACCGAAGGAAGATAAAGGAGAAGTCATAGATCATTCTATGGAATTGGTTACTTTTGCTCATGAATTTCAAAGTGGCAGAGATATCGTGACGACACTGGGGTTGCTCGACACTTTGGAGCATCATGAAGTAGCTCCTGGCACGAAGGTAAGGCTAAGACTTATGAATAGTAGCAGTAATACCAAACATTATGTTCTACATGGTGTGCCTTATACAGTCGTCGCCATTGATGGATATGATCTTCATGAGCCAGAAGAATTTAGTGGAAAGATGCTGCCTATTGGAGGGGGTGGACGTTATGACGTTGTATTCACTATGCCAGACTCTACTGTTTCTTTAGGTATTAACAAAGATAGCTATACGAATACGATGGCAGGAATCGTTTTTAGTAGTGGGGGACAAGGTGATTTTACGTTAGGTGACGACCGTACCATATTTGATCCTTATTCCTATGGGAGCCCGCTAGAGGGTGCTTTATCTGAATTTACTTCCTTCGATAGACAATTTACTATGGTTCTCGATATGTTTTATATTGGTTTTTATAACGGCAAAATAGGAGCAACTTGGGCCATTAACGGGGAAGTGTTTCCTAATGTGCCCACATTTATGGTGCAGGAAGGGGATGTAGTGAAGACGACTGTAGTGAATCGAACTTTTGCCGATCACCCTATGCACCTGCATGGACATCATATTCATGTTTTAAGTCGAAATGGTAAGTCTTTAACGGGCAGCCCACTTGTGCTAGATACACTTTTAGTTAAGCCAGGTGAAACATATGAGTATGCATTTGTGGCAAATAATCCAGGGCTATGGATGGATCACTGTCACAATTTAGAGCATGCCGCTCTTGGTATGTCTATGCACTTAGCTTATTCAAACGTTACGACCCCATTTGTCCTTGGAGGAAAATATGACAATTATCCAGAATAA